From one Gloeocapsa sp. PCC 73106 genomic stretch:
- a CDS encoding glycosyltransferase family 2 protein, which produces MMLNFGVVTIGRNEGQRLINCLNSLRRNLPEATPIVYVDSGSVDKSCQKARELGVLVVELDTNTNFTAARARNAGFEKLLELYPDLDYVQFIDGDCELIEGWIEVAIATLANNSEVVAVCGWRKEKYPKMSIYNRICDMEWHMGNVGEIANFGGEVMIRASAFQKVGGYDNSVIAAEDDELAVRLRQTGGKLVRIDQDCSLHDANMHSLGQWWQRIKRSGYAYAQVAQMHGKRPERKFVGELQRLFFWGLIVPAIALGFAWATKGLSLLLLLRYPLSALMVTYKSRLKQFSLAESTAWGLACAFSPFPGLLGAIKYYLDRWRKREHKIIEYKNASV; this is translated from the coding sequence ATGATGTTGAATTTTGGCGTGGTCACTATTGGCAGAAATGAAGGACAAAGACTAATAAATTGTCTTAATTCCCTGAGAAGAAATTTACCAGAAGCAACACCTATAGTTTATGTTGACTCTGGTTCTGTGGATAAAAGTTGTCAAAAAGCTAGGGAATTGGGGGTATTGGTGGTAGAACTAGATACAAATACTAATTTTACTGCAGCTAGAGCTCGTAATGCAGGATTTGAAAAACTATTAGAACTATACCCAGATTTAGATTATGTGCAATTTATCGATGGCGATTGCGAACTAATCGAAGGCTGGATAGAAGTAGCGATCGCCACATTAGCAAATAACTCAGAAGTCGTAGCAGTATGTGGCTGGAGAAAAGAAAAATACCCCAAGATGAGTATTTATAACCGCATTTGTGATATGGAATGGCACATGGGAAATGTGGGGGAAATAGCTAACTTCGGCGGAGAAGTAATGATTCGCGCTAGTGCTTTTCAAAAAGTCGGGGGGTATGACAATAGTGTCATTGCTGCAGAAGATGACGAACTAGCGGTACGCTTGCGCCAGACAGGGGGTAAACTGGTACGCATTGACCAAGATTGTAGCTTACACGATGCGAATATGCATAGTTTAGGTCAGTGGTGGCAAAGAATCAAACGATCAGGTTATGCTTATGCTCAAGTAGCACAAATGCACGGCAAACGCCCCGAACGTAAATTTGTCGGTGAACTGCAGAGATTGTTTTTCTGGGGCTTAATTGTCCCTGCGATCGCCCTAGGATTCGCTTGGGCAACTAAAGGTTTATCTCTATTACTGCTTTTACGCTATCCCTTGTCCGCTTTAATGGTTACTTATAAAAGTCGACTCAAGCAATTCTCTTTAGCTGAGAGTACCGCTTGGGGATTAGCTTGTGCTTTTTCTCCTTTTCCAGGATTATTGGGTGCTATCAAATATTATTTAGATCGTTGGCGTAAACGAGAACATAAAATTATTGAATATAAGAATGCTTCCGTCTAG
- a CDS encoding NAD-dependent epimerase/dehydratase family protein: MVKVAIVGSGYIAGFHYKALRWLSPSVELVAVCDLNLALAQAFAQSRNIPKVYNDLGKMLASEQLDVVHILTPPNIHYLNAAQILEAGVDVFIEKPFCHRLIDCQKLKEKAQENNRIIGISHNFLYAEPYEKLLADIKKGSLGKIDQIDIVWNRELNMLQSGPFGVWMLQHPTNIIFEMVPHSLAHALHLMGKPDSIKVEATDKIELPRGLEFYQHWEISGKKGPTTLNMRFSFIEAYSEYYIHVRGTNGVGVVDFEKNIYTLQENKSAQSDLDRYFNTIYTARDEFFQANSNLRDLVLGKMGLSKTGGPFEDSITRTVASFYQTRETQLDERVSADLAEAVVAFGEWIAQFAKIPEPEVKPITSLPTPTEKSTVLVTGGTGFIGKALVKQLRQEGYGVRLLTRDPKSCPPELLKLGIEVVRGDFRNPETVEPALEGIEYVYHLARHLGKQWQDYISLDVQPTLEMAKMSLKHQVKRFFYTSSIAIYDVGQKSVTITEKNYPSREILRTIPYAHAKAENESLLLEMYRKSGLPLVIFRPGVVLGSGGDPCHMGIANWSNKSVCSISGDGESLLPIVLAEDVASAMVKGIKVPNIEGEDFNLSSVPCITINEYLDELEKYGQVKLRRLFTPYWVHYSQGLAKWVIKSLGKDKSASFPSYVEARSRGFGSIFDCAKAEKMLSWHPVSDRSELIKLGIQIPAQEFYST; encoded by the coding sequence ATGGTTAAAGTCGCTATAGTAGGTAGTGGTTATATCGCAGGCTTCCACTACAAAGCATTGCGTTGGTTGTCACCCTCGGTAGAATTAGTAGCAGTATGTGATTTAAATTTAGCTCTAGCTCAAGCATTCGCCCAATCGCGAAACATACCCAAAGTTTACAACGATTTAGGCAAGATGCTCGCCTCAGAACAACTTGATGTAGTACACATTCTCACACCTCCCAACATTCATTATCTCAACGCAGCTCAAATACTAGAAGCGGGTGTAGATGTTTTCATAGAAAAACCCTTTTGTCATCGCTTGATAGATTGTCAAAAGCTAAAAGAAAAAGCCCAAGAAAATAACAGAATTATTGGCATTAGTCACAATTTTCTCTATGCAGAGCCCTATGAAAAATTACTAGCAGACATCAAAAAAGGTTCCTTAGGCAAAATAGACCAAATAGATATCGTTTGGAATAGAGAACTAAACATGCTCCAATCGGGACCCTTTGGAGTGTGGATGCTACAGCACCCAACTAACATCATATTTGAGATGGTACCTCATTCCCTCGCTCATGCCCTACACCTGATGGGGAAACCAGACAGTATTAAAGTAGAAGCAACGGACAAAATAGAGTTACCCCGAGGTTTAGAGTTCTATCAACACTGGGAAATATCGGGAAAAAAAGGTCCTACCACTCTGAATATGCGCTTTTCTTTCATTGAAGCTTACTCAGAATACTATATTCATGTTCGGGGTACCAATGGCGTGGGTGTCGTAGATTTCGAAAAAAATATCTACACTTTGCAAGAAAATAAATCAGCCCAATCGGATCTAGATCGCTATTTTAATACTATCTACACCGCTCGTGATGAATTCTTTCAAGCCAATAGTAATCTTAGAGATTTGGTTTTGGGTAAAATGGGTCTAAGTAAAACAGGAGGTCCATTCGAAGATAGTATCACTAGGACCGTAGCCAGTTTTTATCAAACCAGAGAAACCCAACTAGATGAAAGAGTTTCTGCTGATTTGGCAGAAGCGGTAGTAGCTTTTGGAGAATGGATCGCTCAATTCGCCAAAATACCCGAACCTGAAGTTAAACCGATAACCTCATTACCTACCCCAACGGAAAAATCCACCGTGCTGGTAACCGGAGGAACGGGTTTTATCGGCAAAGCTTTGGTTAAACAACTGCGTCAGGAAGGTTATGGCGTTCGTTTGTTAACTCGAGATCCCAAAAGTTGCCCCCCAGAATTACTAAAATTGGGTATAGAAGTAGTTAGAGGTGATTTTAGAAATCCCGAAACGGTAGAACCCGCTCTTGAAGGGATTGAGTACGTTTATCATCTGGCACGTCATTTAGGCAAACAGTGGCAAGACTACATAAGTTTAGACGTCCAACCCACCCTAGAGATGGCTAAAATGTCTTTAAAGCATCAAGTCAAACGCTTTTTTTACACCTCTTCCATCGCTATTTATGACGTAGGGCAAAAGTCTGTTACTATCACCGAAAAAAACTACCCTAGTCGGGAAATTCTCCGCACTATACCCTATGCTCACGCCAAAGCTGAAAATGAAAGTCTTTTACTAGAAATGTACCGTAAATCCGGATTACCTTTAGTGATTTTTCGTCCCGGGGTAGTCTTAGGATCCGGCGGCGATCCTTGTCACATGGGTATTGCTAACTGGTCTAACAAATCTGTTTGTTCGATTTCTGGCGATGGAGAGAGTTTATTACCCATTGTCCTCGCAGAAGATGTAGCCTCAGCGATGGTTAAAGGGATCAAAGTACCCAATATTGAAGGAGAAGATTTTAATTTGAGCAGTGTTCCCTGTATCACTATCAATGAGTATCTCGATGAATTGGAAAAGTATGGACAAGTGAAGTTACGTCGTTTGTTCACACCCTATTGGGTTCATTATTCTCAAGGACTAGCTAAATGGGTGATCAAGAGCTTGGGTAAAGACAAGAGCGCTAGTTTTCCTAGTTATGTTGAGGCGAGAAGTCGCGGGTTTGGCTCCATTTTTGACTGTGCTAAGGCAGAAAAAATGCTCTCATGGCATCCAGTAAGCGATCGCTCTGAACTTATTAAACTAGGAATTCAAATTCCCGCCCAAGAGTTCTACTCAACGTAA